ACACTACGTGCTATGAAGGTTCATGGGTTAGAAGGTTCAACAAGTGACTCAATTCACAATGGTTTTGGTTATTACTATTATCCAAATCAATGGGGTAGTATTCCTCATCCCCCTCCTGGTTCGAGGTATAGTCCGAAAAAGCCACCACCTCGTCGCGGTGgccctcctcctcttcctcctccttcaAATTACTATCCTCGCATGATGGGCTTCCTCCTTCCTTTTCACACTCCATTGCTTCCTATGCACACTCCATTGATGTCTTTCTCTGGTGATTCATTTGGTTACCAACCCTTAAACATAAAAGATATAGGTAAGACATACGTATTTTAATGACTAACTTCTATAACGGAAATATTTGATAACCAaagaaaatcaacaaaaaatagtcataatttatcttatttaatattcattaattgttgcattaccttattttttttcatagtATTTCGTTATTTGAGGTCAAGGATTGGTATTTTTCTATCCGAGGCCAAGAATTAATTATCGTGGATTTGAACTTTATTTAAAAGTTATCGTCGATTAATGGATTGTTGCATGCATAAAAcgagatttaaatttttaattaacacTTACTTAAGCGAATTAATAAACTAATCACTAGACTAACGGAAAGTAATTAGTTTTGTAGTTAACatacataacaaaaaaaattgtccATAATTATATattctctcttttaattttcgaaaatgaaaatgaaaaaaaaagggtgATTGGTTAATTAAAAAAGTTGTTAATTTGATTTACTTGTCTATCGAGAAGTAATTAAACAACACATctcatgtttttgttatatatattatactagaaatatttgataacaaaaaaaattagccaaaaaataataataatttattttatttagtattcattaattattgtgacaattaataaatattaaataaagcaAGTTCTGACTTTTTTTATCTCCTTAGCAGTAGCGGaacttgaaacaaaattttgggGGGCCATGATAGAAAATAATTGTTAAAAAGCTTTTGATATAAACCCCATTTAAGATAAACTCGTCTAATTTCATCTCTCTGATTTGGATAATATTGCCAAATTTAAAGCCGTTTTTCAATGTCTCGTTCCaaaaaattaaggtcaaactcaTCAGATGTAACTTTTAAACTTTTGAAGGTTGTATCTTACTTTCTTCGtgattcattaaagtagaagaactatctacatgtgttgatattgtaaaagttatatgttctcctttttaaatattagccttcctcttaaaaaatcatcaattctttgaatttttattattattttatataaaaattggaaTATATATCCTATAAAATATGTAAAGAAGAAGTTAGAaggacaaatattaaaatttataatatttattgaattttttatcaatttatacaaatacaataatattaatacttattgaatattctattattttttatcatataaaaaattaaattaaataaatagtaaaatataaaataatattaaattaaataaataaaaatatctaattttttatatttaaacttAAAGGTAGAGAAAGTGTTGCTTATTGAACTTATTGATTACTTTAAGTCATAGTAaagtattactaatttttttataaaaagtttggGGGGGCCATGGCCCCCCCTTGTCTGAACTAAGCTCCACCACTGCTCCTTAGTATTATCTTTATTACActaattattttctttaatttacaCTTACTAAAGTATCATATAATAAAcaatataaaaacttaattagtTATAATGCTCCTATAATcttataaaatatttgaatattATTGTTCTAACTATTATTAtggtaaataataaataaatttgtagAGCCAGAAGAAAGCTATAAGGGTAGAAGTGTTATGAGGCATCGGAAACTGACGAGGCCTTCAGAAATTAAGTGGAGATATTTTCATGCTTTTCCACTCAAAACTTCAAGCACCATGCATGCATATATAGATGATGGTAAAATGGGTCATGGAGACACTGCTAAAGGAGACAATGAACTAATTAATTAATGCTATCAATAAATTAAACATTTACATGCTATGTTGTCTATGGCAAATgcataataatataatatgatATGATTATGTATGCATGCcctatttaaataatattattgatcTTTTGTGGCCATATAATTGTCCAGCAGTGTTGAAATAAAAGCATAAATATATGTTAATTTGTTGTTGGTTTTTATATTGACTCgaataattatatatgtatgaattctatattttttaatttaaaaatttataataatgtATATAATTACCTCATTATTGATTTCAATTtaacaaattaataattaataattttatttttattccgTGCATAGCACATTATCAAACTTGTTATGTATATAAtcctttaatttttatattagtttcttctaattttatttttttcttcttttaaagttatatttttttttatattggcccttttaaaaaattattctatttttgtCCTGCTAATAATAGAG
The Arachis stenosperma cultivar V10309 chromosome 7, arast.V10309.gnm1.PFL2, whole genome shotgun sequence genome window above contains:
- the LOC130942261 gene encoding uncharacterized protein LOC130942261, with product MANSKDYISFVLLCVFLLSSHALAHELSKEERISTLRAMKVHGLEGSTSDSIHNGFGYYYYPNQWGSIPHPPPGSRYSPKKPPPRRGGPPPLPPPSNYYPRMMGFLLPFHTPLLPMHTPLMSFSGDSFGYQPLNIKDIEPEESYKGRSVMRHRKLTRPSEIKWRYFHAFPLKTSSTMHAYIDDGKMGHGDTAKGDNELIN